From Streptomyces zhihengii, the proteins below share one genomic window:
- a CDS encoding NADH-quinone oxidoreductase subunit D: MSTSEASSRETTEGTVYTVTGGDWDEVVQSAAKADDERIVVNMGPQHPSTHGVLRLILEIDGETVTEARCGIGYLHTGIEKNLEYRTWTQGTTFVTRMDYLTPFFNETAYCMGVERLLGIEDQVPDRANIIRVLLMELNRLSSHLVCIATGGMELGATTIMIYGFRDRELILDIYELITGLRMNHAYIRPGGLAQDLPPGAVDQMREFVKTMKKNLPEYDKLATGNPIFKARMQDIGYLDLTGCMALGATGPILRSAGLPHDLRKTDPYCGYETYDFEVPTADSCDAYGRFLVRLEEMRQSLRIIEQCLDRLEPGPVMVGDKKIAWPAQLALGPDGLGNSLDHIKKIMGTSMEALIHHFKLVTEGFRVPAGQTYAAVESPKGELGVHVVSDGGTRPFRVHFRDPSFTNLQAMAAMCEGGQVADVIVAVASIDPVMGGVDR; this comes from the coding sequence ATGAGCACCTCGGAAGCATCCTCCCGCGAGACCACCGAAGGGACCGTCTACACGGTCACCGGCGGCGACTGGGACGAGGTCGTCCAGTCCGCGGCCAAGGCCGACGACGAGCGCATCGTCGTCAACATGGGCCCGCAGCACCCCTCCACCCACGGCGTGCTCCGCCTGATCCTGGAGATCGACGGCGAGACCGTCACCGAGGCCCGCTGCGGCATCGGCTACCTGCACACCGGCATCGAGAAGAACCTCGAGTACCGGACCTGGACGCAGGGCACCACGTTCGTGACGCGCATGGACTACCTGACGCCGTTCTTCAACGAGACGGCGTACTGCATGGGCGTGGAGCGGCTGCTCGGCATCGAGGACCAGGTCCCGGACCGGGCGAACATCATCCGCGTCCTGCTGATGGAGCTGAACCGGCTCTCCTCGCACCTGGTGTGCATCGCCACCGGCGGCATGGAGCTCGGCGCCACCACGATCATGATCTACGGATTCCGCGATCGTGAACTGATTCTCGACATCTACGAGCTGATCACCGGGCTGCGCATGAACCACGCGTACATCCGGCCCGGCGGCCTCGCCCAGGACCTGCCCCCGGGCGCGGTCGACCAGATGCGCGAGTTCGTGAAGACCATGAAGAAGAACCTGCCGGAGTACGACAAGCTCGCCACCGGCAACCCGATCTTCAAGGCCCGTATGCAGGACATCGGCTACCTGGACCTCACCGGCTGCATGGCGCTCGGTGCCACCGGGCCCATCCTGCGCTCCGCCGGGCTGCCGCACGACCTGCGCAAGACCGACCCGTACTGCGGCTACGAGACCTACGACTTCGAGGTCCCGACCGCCGACTCCTGCGACGCCTACGGCCGCTTCCTCGTGCGGCTGGAGGAGATGCGCCAGTCGCTGCGGATCATCGAGCAGTGCCTGGACCGGCTGGAGCCGGGACCGGTCATGGTCGGCGACAAGAAGATCGCCTGGCCCGCGCAGCTCGCGCTCGGCCCCGACGGTCTGGGCAACTCCCTGGACCACATCAAGAAGATCATGGGCACCTCCATGGAGGCCCTGATCCACCACTTCAAGCTGGTGACCGAGGGCTTCCGGGTCCCGGCCGGGCAGACGTACGCGGCGGTCGAGTCGCCCAAGGGCGAACTCGGCGTCCACGTCGTCTCCGACGGCGGCACCCGCCCCTTCCGGGTCCACTTCCGCGACCCGTCGTTCACCAATCTCCAGGCCATGGCGGCCATGTGCGAAGGCGGCCAGGTCGCCGACGTCATCGTGGCCGTCGCGTCCATCGACCCCGTGATGGGAGGCGTCGACCGATGA
- a CDS encoding C40 family peptidase, with the protein MSHTAHIPSHRKPRRGPSKIAIRAGVAGGFLSTIAVAGAAGPANAEPVTETIEMPVLTSADLSAHVAQSAAATQEIALDLELQAQEEAAAAKAEKAAKQAKAEADREAEAKEKAEAKARAEAAAQERASRTSERTTLSVASAPASGSAGTVIAFLKAQLGDAYVMGASGPNAWDCSSLVQAAFREVGIDLPRVSQDQSVAGTQVGTSNLQLGDIVYWGGAGSAYHVGVYIGNGQYLDAANPSKGVVIQDLSGYPASGAVRVL; encoded by the coding sequence ATGTCCCACACCGCTCACATACCCAGCCACCGGAAGCCCCGCCGCGGCCCGTCGAAAATCGCGATCCGCGCCGGAGTTGCCGGTGGCTTCCTCAGCACCATCGCGGTGGCCGGTGCCGCCGGTCCGGCCAACGCCGAGCCGGTGACCGAGACCATCGAGATGCCCGTCCTCACCTCCGCGGACCTCTCCGCCCACGTCGCGCAGTCCGCCGCGGCCACGCAGGAGATCGCCCTCGACCTGGAGCTCCAGGCGCAGGAGGAGGCCGCCGCCGCCAAGGCCGAGAAGGCCGCCAAGCAGGCGAAGGCCGAGGCCGACCGCGAGGCGGAGGCCAAGGAGAAGGCGGAGGCCAAGGCCCGCGCCGAGGCCGCGGCCCAGGAGCGCGCCTCGCGCACCTCCGAGCGGACCACCCTCTCCGTGGCGAGCGCGCCCGCGAGCGGCTCGGCGGGCACCGTCATCGCCTTCCTCAAGGCGCAGCTCGGCGACGCGTACGTGATGGGCGCCTCCGGCCCCAACGCGTGGGACTGCTCCAGCCTGGTCCAGGCCGCCTTCCGCGAGGTGGGCATCGACCTGCCGCGCGTCTCCCAGGACCAGTCGGTCGCCGGCACCCAGGTCGGCACCTCCAACCTCCAGCTCGGCGACATCGTCTACTGGGGCGGCGCCGGCTCGGCCTACCACGTGGGCGTCTACATCGGGAACGGCCAGTATCTCGACGCGGCCAACCCCAGCAAGGGCGTCGTCATCCAGGACCTCTCCGGCTACCCGGCGAGCGGCGCGGTGCGCGTGCTCTGA
- a CDS encoding NADH-quinone oxidoreductase subunit A gives MNAYAPILVLGALGAGFAIFSVVMATLIGPKRYNRAKLEAYECGIEPTPVPAGGGRFPIKYYLTAMLFIIFDIEIVFLYPWAVSFDALGIFGLVEMLLFVLTVFVAYAYVWRRGGLDWD, from the coding sequence GTGAATGCCTACGCGCCCATCCTTGTGCTCGGCGCCCTCGGGGCAGGGTTTGCGATCTTCTCCGTGGTCATGGCCACGCTTATCGGCCCAAAGCGCTACAACAGGGCGAAACTTGAAGCGTACGAGTGCGGCATCGAGCCGACGCCCGTCCCGGCCGGAGGTGGCCGCTTCCCGATCAAGTACTACCTGACGGCGATGCTCTTCATCATTTTCGATATCGAGATCGTCTTCCTCTATCCCTGGGCCGTCAGCTTCGACGCCCTGGGGATCTTCGGGCTCGTGGAGATGCTGCTCTTCGTGCTCACCGTCTTCGTCGCCTACGCGTATGTGTGGCGGCGCGGCGGCCTGGACTGGGACTAG
- a CDS encoding NuoB/complex I 20 kDa subunit family protein gives MGLEEKLPSGFLLTTVEQAAGWVRKSSVFPATFGLACCAIEMMTTGAGRYDLARFGMEVFRGSPRQADLMIVAGRVSQKMAPVLRQVYDQMPSPKWVISMGVCASSGGMFNNYAIVQGVDHIVPVDIYLPGCPPRPEMLMDAILKLHQKIQSSKLGVNAEEAAREAEEAALKALPLIEMKGLMR, from the coding sequence ATGGGACTCGAAGAGAAACTGCCGAGCGGCTTTCTGCTGACCACGGTCGAGCAGGCCGCGGGCTGGGTGCGCAAGTCGTCCGTCTTCCCGGCGACGTTCGGACTCGCCTGCTGCGCCATCGAGATGATGACGACCGGCGCCGGCCGGTACGACCTCGCCCGGTTCGGCATGGAGGTCTTCCGCGGCTCGCCGCGCCAGGCCGACCTGATGATCGTGGCCGGGCGGGTGAGCCAGAAGATGGCGCCCGTCCTGCGCCAGGTCTACGACCAGATGCCCAGCCCCAAGTGGGTGATCTCCATGGGTGTGTGCGCATCGTCGGGCGGAATGTTCAACAATTACGCGATTGTGCAGGGTGTTGATCACATTGTCCCCGTCGACATCTATCTGCCCGGCTGCCCGCCGCGCCCCGAGATGCTGATGGACGCGATCCTCAAGCTCCACCAGAAGATCCAGAGCTCGAAGCTCGGTGTGAACGCGGAGGAAGCGGCCCGCGAGGCGGAGGAGGCGGCCCTCAAGGCCCTCCCGCTGATCGAGATGAAGGGGCTCATGCGATGA
- a CDS encoding NADH-quinone oxidoreductase subunit C, giving the protein MSDEPNPEKELSGQNLPGQRGDGGEEIRVQRGMFGADNGGDTSGYGGLVRSVRLPGAASRPYGGWFDEVADELEGALEEQDLLPENAIEKTVVDRGELTFHIAREHLLTVARTLRDDPALRFELCTGVSGVHYPDDKGRELHAVYHLRSLTHGRLLRLEVSAPDSDPHVPSLVPVYPTNDWHERETYDFFGLIFDGHPALTRIMMPDDWQGFPQRKDYPLGGIAVEYKGAQIPAPDQRRSYS; this is encoded by the coding sequence ATGAGCGACGAGCCGAATCCGGAGAAGGAGCTCTCCGGGCAGAACCTGCCCGGGCAGCGGGGCGACGGCGGCGAGGAGATCCGCGTCCAGCGCGGCATGTTCGGCGCCGACAACGGAGGGGACACGTCCGGCTACGGAGGGCTCGTGCGCTCCGTGCGGCTGCCCGGAGCCGCGTCGCGCCCCTACGGCGGATGGTTCGACGAGGTCGCCGACGAGCTGGAGGGCGCCCTGGAGGAGCAGGACCTCCTCCCGGAGAACGCCATCGAGAAGACCGTCGTCGACCGCGGCGAGCTCACCTTCCACATCGCGCGCGAGCACCTCCTGACCGTCGCCCGCACCCTGCGCGACGACCCGGCGCTCCGCTTCGAGCTGTGCACCGGCGTCAGCGGTGTGCACTACCCCGACGACAAGGGCCGCGAGCTGCACGCCGTGTACCACCTGCGCTCGCTCACCCACGGCCGGCTGCTGCGGCTGGAGGTCTCCGCCCCCGACAGCGACCCGCACGTCCCGTCGCTGGTGCCGGTGTACCCGACCAACGACTGGCACGAGCGCGAGACCTACGACTTCTTCGGGCTGATCTTCGACGGTCACCCGGCGCTGACGCGGATCATGATGCCGGACGACTGGCAGGGCTTCCCGCAGCGCAAGGACTACCCCCTGGGCGGCATCGCCGTCGAGTACAAGGGCGCCCAGATCCCGGCTCCCGACCAGCGGAGGTCGTACAGCTGA